A stretch of the Aegilops tauschii subsp. strangulata cultivar AL8/78 chromosome 4, Aet v6.0, whole genome shotgun sequence genome encodes the following:
- the LOC109749609 gene encoding cytochrome P450 704B1, translating into MSSPMEEAHGGMPSTTAFFPLAGLHKFMAIFLVFLSWILVHWWSLRKQKGPRSWPVIGATLEQLRNYYRMHDWLVEYLSKHRTVTVDMPFTSYTYIADPVNVEHVLKTNFNNYPKGEVYRSYMDVLLGDGIFNADGELWRKQRKTASFEFASKNLRDFSTIVFREYSLKLSSILSQACKAGKVVDMQELYMRMTLDSICKVGFGVEIGTLSPELPENSFAQAFDAANIIVTLRFIDPLWRVKKFLHVGSEALLEQSIKLVDEFTYSVIRRRKAEIVQARASGKQEKIKHDILSRFIELGEAGGDDGGSLFGDDKGLRDVVLNFVIAGRDTTATTLSWFTYMAMTHPDVAEKLRRELAAFEAERAREDGVALVPCGDGEGSDEAFAARVAQFAGFLSYDGLGKLVYLHACVTETLRLYPAVPQDPKGIAEDDVLPDGTKVRAGGMVTYVPYSMGRMEYNWGPDAASFRPERWIGDDGAFRNASPFKFTAFQAGPRICLGKDSAYLQMKMALAILCRFFRFELVEGHPVKYRMMTILSMAHGLKVRVSRAPLA; encoded by the exons ATGAGCAGCCCCATGGAGGAAGCTCACGGCGGCATGCCGTCGACGACGGCCTTCTTCCCGCTGGCAGGGCTCCACAAGTTCATGGCCATCTTCCTCGTGTTCCTCTCGTGGATCTTGGTCCACTGGTGGAGCCTGAGGAAGCAGAAGGGGCCGAGGTCATGGCCGGTCATCGGcgcgacgctggagcagctgaggaactaCTACCGGATGCACGACTGGCTCGTGGAGTACCTGTCCAAGCACCGGACGGTGACCGTCGACATGCCCTTCACCTCCTACACCTACATCGCCGACCCGGTGAACGTCGAGCATGTGCTCAAGACCAACTTCAACAATTACCCCAAG GGGGAGGTGTACAGGTCCTACATGGACGTGCTGCTCGGCGACGGCATATTCAACGCCGACGGCGAGCTCTGGAGGAAGCAGAGGAAGACGGCGAGCTTCGAGTTCGCTTCCAAGAACTTGAGAGACTTCAGCACGATCGTGTTCAGGGAGTACTCCCTGAAGCTGTCCAGCATACTGAGCCAGGCTTGCAAGGCCGGCAAAGTTGTGGACATGCAG GAGCTGTATATGAGGATGACGCTGGACTCGATCTGCAAAGTGGGGTTCGGAGTCGAGATCGGCACGCTGTCGCCGGAGCTGCCGGAGAACAGCTTCGCGCAGGCGTTCGACGCCGCCAACATCATCGTGACGCTGCGGTTCATCGACCCGCTGTGGCGCGTGAAGAAGTTCCTGCACGTCGGCTCGGAGGCGCTGCTGGAGCAGagcatcaagctcgtcgacgaGTTCACCTACAGCGTCATCCGCCGGCGCAAGGCCGAGATCGTGCAGGCCCGGGCCAGCGGCAAGCAGGAGAAG ATCAAGCACGACATACTGTCGCGGTTCATCGAGCTGGGCGAggccggcggcgacgacggcggcagTCTGTTCGGGGACGACAAGGGCCTCCGCGACGTGGTGCTCAACTTCGTGATCGCCGGGCGGGACACCACGGCCACGACGCTGTCCTGGTTCACCTACATGGCCATGACGCACCCGGACGTGGCCGAGAAGCTCCGCCGCGAGCTGGCCGCCTTCGAGGCGGAGCGCGCCCGCGAGGATGGCGTCGCTCTGGTCCCctgcggcgacggcgagggctcCGACGAGGCCTTCGCTGCCCGCGTGGCGCAGTTCGCGGGGTTCCTGAGCTACGACGGCCTCGGGAAGCTGGTGTACCTCCACGCGTGCGTGACGGAGACGCTGCGCCTGTACCCGGCGGTGCCGCAGGACCCCAAGGGCATCGCGGAGGACGACGTGCTCCCGGACGGCACCAAGGTGCGCGCCGGCGGGATGGTGACGTACGTGCCCTACTCCATGGGGCGGATGGAGTacaactggggccccgacgccgccAGCTTCCGGCCGGAGCGGTGGATCGGCGACGACGGCGCCTTCCGCAACGCGTCGCCGTTCAAGTTCACGGCGTTCCAGGCGGGGCCGCGGATTTGCCTCGGCAAGGACTCGGCGTACCTGCAGATGAAGATGGCGCTGGCAATCCTGTGCAGGTTCTTCAGGTTCGAGCTCGTGGAGGGCCACCCCGTCAAGTACCGCATGATGACCATCCTCTCCATGGCGCACGGCCTCAAGGTCCGCGTCTCCAGGGCGCCGCTCGCCTGA
- the LOC109749607 gene encoding uncharacterized protein, whose product MAAAAMDGLDEESLQELRSRATRLLLKEDWEGYAAVCSRIVHGAAAADRRVLCSALAHRADARARLGDRPGALADCDAALAADPAHPAALLAKGALLRGLGRYALAADCLRAALPAGAGGADEAREMLEQCRRLEAQARSGAVDLSDWVLAGFSGKCPDLAEYVGPVEVRRSAHGGRGVFAVKGVEAGATLMISKAVATGRGVIPDAADSDEKMVVWKDFVDKVLDAAERCPRTASLIYTLSTGEEQEDELALPDMAVFKPESEDLSDGVPEAGIGTREALDVDRIMKVLDVNCLTEDAPSANLLGSNGIVNCGVGLWILPSFLNHSCHPNARRTHVGDHAIVHASRDIKAGEEVTFPYFDVLTPAGKRREAARAWGFECRCDRCRFEAEDAVLRQEHVRSENELVNGGVDMGALVVRLEDKMRKSMVKERRKAFVRASFWSAYSSLFDNGRLMRKWGRKVPGEAVIAESVAGAVGGSESVLRAMLRGADNGNGCGNRLEVEDKVVRIGRATYGKVVKRQAMRALFRLTLEGDNSKSL is encoded by the coding sequence ATGGCCGCCGCAGCCATGGACGGCCTCGACGAGGAGTCGCTGCAGGAGCTGCGGAGCCGGGCGACGCGGCTGCTGCTCAAGGAGGACTGGGAGGGGTACGCCGCCGTCTGCTCCCGCATCGTccacggcgccgccgccgcggaccGCCGGGTGCTCTGCTCCGCGCTCGCCCACCGCGCCGACGCCCGCGCGCGCCTCGGCGACCGCCCCGGCGCGCTCGCCGACTGCGACGCCGCGCTCGCCGCCGACCCGGCCCACCCGGCCGCGCTGCTCGCCAAGGGCGCGCTCCTCCGCGGCCTCGGCCGCTACGCGCTCGCCGCCGACTGCCTCCGCGCGGCGCTCCCCGCGGGCGCCGGAGGCGCCGACGAGGCGCGGGAGATGCTCGAGCAGTGCAGGCGCCTCGAGGCGCAGGCCAGGAGCGGGGCGGTGGACCTGTCGGACTGGGTCCTCGCCGGGTTCTCCGGGAAGTGCCCGGACCTCGCGGAGTACGTCGGCCCGGTGGAGGTGCGCCGGTCCGCGCACGGCGGCCGAGGGGTCTTTGCGGTGAAGGGCGTTGAGGCGGGGGCCACGCTGATGATCTCCAAGGCGGTGGCGACGGGGAGGGGGGTGATCCCGGATGCGGCGGACAGCGACGAGAAGATGGTGGTCTGGAAAGACTTCGTAGACAAGGTGCTCGACGCCGCGGAGAGGTGTCCGAGGACGGCGTCTTTGATCTATACTCTGTCCACCGGCGAGGAGCAGGAAGACGAGCTCGCCTTGCCGGACATGGCAGTGTTCAAGCCAGAATCAGAGGATCTCAGCGACGGCGTACCGGAGGCTGGCATTGGCACACGAGAGGCTCTCGATGTGGACAGGATCATGAAGGTGCTCGACGTGAATTGCTTGACGGAGGACGCGCCGTCTGCCAATCTTCTCGGCAGCAATGGCATCGTCAACTGCGGCGTGGGGCTGTGGATCTTGCCGTCGTTCCTAAACCACTCCTGCCACCCCAATGCCCGGCGCACCCACGTCGGGGACCACGCCATTGTTCACGCCTCGAGGGACATCAAGGCCGGGGAGGAGGTCACGTTCCCCTACTTCGACGTGCTCACCCCGGCGGGGAAGCGCCGGGAGGCGGCAAGGGCGTGGGGGTTCGAGTGCCGGTGTGACCGGTGTCGGTTCGAAGCCGAGGACGCCGTTCTCAGGCAGGAGCACGTGAGATCAGAGAACGAGCTGGTTAATGGAGGAGTAGACATGGGAGCACTGGTGGTGAGGCTTGAGGACAAGATGAGGAAGTCCATGGTGAAGGAGAGGCGAAAGGCATTCGTGCGTGCATCATTCTGGAGCGCGTACTCTTCATTGTTCGACAATGGCAGGTTGATGAGGAAATGGGGGAGGAAGGTTCCCGGAGAGGCCGTCATCGCAGAGAGTGTCGCCGGCGCGGTCGGTGGCAGCGAGAGTGTACTGAGGGCAATGCTGAGGGGCGCCGACAATGGCAATGGCTGCGGCAATCGGCTGGAGGTTGAGGACAAGGTGGTGAGGATTGGGAGGGCTACCTATGGCAAGGTAGTGAAGAGGCAGGCAATGAGGGCTCTCTTCAGACTTACACTGGAGGGTGACAACAGCAAAAGCCTCTAG
- the LOC109749608 gene encoding aluminum-activated malate transporter 1, producing MDIDHGRESDGEMVGTIASCGLLLHSLLAGLGRRAAGFARKVGGAAREDPRRVAHSLKVGLALALVSVVYFVTPLFNGLGVSAIWAVLTVVVVMEYTVGATLSKGLNRALATLVAGCIAVGAHQLAELAERCGDQGEPIVLTVLVFFVASAATFLRFIPEIKAKYDYGVTIFILTFGLVAVSSYRVEELIQLAHQRFYTIAVGVFICLCTTVFLFPVWAGEDVHKLASGNLDKLAQFIEGMEFNCFGENSVANNFGGKDSPQMHKSVLNSKATEDSLCTFAKWEPRHGQFRFRHPWSQYQKLGTLCRQCASSMEALASYVITTSKTQCPAAANPELSCKVRKTCGEMSLHSSKVLRDLAMATRTMTVPSPVNITMATAVKAAESLRSELAENTALLQVMHVAVTATLLADLVDRVKEIAECVDVLARLAHFKNPEDTKNVVVSTVSRGIDEPLPDVVIL from the exons ATGGATATTGATCACGGCAGAGAGAGCGACGGCGAGATGGTGGGCACCATCGCCAGCTGCGGGCTGCTGCTCCACTCGCTTCTCGCCGGGCTCGGGCGTCGCGCCGCCGGGTTCGCCCGGAAGGTGGGCGGCGCCGCGCGGGAGGACCCGAGGCGGGTGGCGCACTCGCTCAAAGTCGGCCTGGCGCTCGCGCTGGTGTCCGTCGTCTACTTCGTCACGCCGCTCTTCAACGGCCTCGGGGTGTCCGCGATATGGGCCGTGctcaccgtcgtcgtcgtcatggAGTACACCGTCG GTGCCACGCTGAGTAAAGGCTTGAACAGAGCCTTGGCGACGTTGGTGGCTGGCTGCATCGCCGTCGGAGCTCATCAGTTAGCTGAATTAGCTGAACGCTGTGGTGATCAGGGAGAGCCCATAGTGCTCACCGTGCTCGTCTTCTTCGTAG CGTCAGCGGCGACGTTCTTGCGCTTCATCCCGGAGATCAAGGCCAAGTACGACTACGGCGTGACCATCTTCATACTGACCTTCGGTCTGGTGGCCGTGTCGAGCTACAGAGTGGAGGAGCTCATCCAGCTCGCGCACCAGCGGTTCTACACCATAGCCGTCGGCGTCTTCATCTGCCTCTGCACCACCGTCTTCCTCTTCCCCGTCTGGGCCGGAGAGGACGTCCACAAGCTCGCCTCCGGCAACCTCGACAAACTCGCTCAGTTCATTGAAG GAATGGAATTCAACTGCTTTGGCGAAAACAGTGTTGCAAATAATTTTGGGGGAAAGGATTCCCCCCAAATGCACAAGAGCGTCCTTAATTCGAAGGCCACTGAGGACTCTTTG TGCACCTTTGCCAAATGGGAGCCTCGTCATGGCCAGTTCAGATTTCGACACCCATGGAGCCAATACCAGAAGCTGGGAACTCTTTGTCGCCAATGTGCGTCTTCTATGGAGGCTCTTGCTTCATATGTCATCACAACCTCAAAAACCCAG TGCCCTGCTGCAGCCAACCCTGAGCTATCATGTAAGGTTCGAAAAACATGTGGCGAAATGAGCTTGCATTCCTCCAAGGTGCTTAGGGATCTCGCAATGGCAACTCGAACAATGACTGTGCCGTCTCCAGTGAATATCACCATGGCTACAGCCGTGAAAGCAGCGGAAAGCCTCAGAAGCGAGCTTGCAGAGAACACGGCTCTGTTGCAAGTGATGCATGTGGCCGTCACCGCAACACTTCTTGCGGACTTGGTTGATAGGGTGAAGGAAATCGCGGAATGTGTTGATGTCCTAGCAAGACTGGCGCACTTTAAGAACCCCGAGGACACAAAAAATGTCGTTGTCAGTACCGTGAGTCGAGGGATAGACGAACCTTTGCCTGACGTGGTTATTTTGTAA